GCATGACCGTGTTGCGTTGTTCTTTGTAGCTGACACTGAGCCAGATCTGGGTCAAAGTTGCCCAGACCACCGGGATGGCGACAAAAAAAAGCAGGAGATTGTTCTCTTTGGGCAAAGTGAAATCGAGATGAAACTCGAAATACCAAATGCCGATCACAGCGATAAGGATATCGCGAATAATGACAAAAGCCAGCATATCGGGTCCTGTTACTGGGGGCCGGGAAAAGAAAACGGTTTCCTGTCCCTGACCGTTTATGGGGTTCTGGCGGAGTCCCTGCGGGCAAAAGGGGCGCAGGAGTTGATCAGGGCCTCGCCGTACCGGCTTGTATATAAGGCTTTTTAGGAAAATTCAATTTACCGCTTTGAAGCGAAAGCGGTCAGGCAGGATAAAAAAAGCCCGAAGCAAGCCAGAAACTGGCGTGTCGGGCTTTTCAGGATAGTGCTGCTATTCCAAGGCGGCGTGCAGTTTTGAGACCAATGGTGTCGGCTGGAATGGGCGGATTCTGCCCACACCTGGGGCCACATTGAAAAGTAAAGTGCTCAGGGATATCTCCCGCAGCGGATCTGCGTCATGTCGTGGCCCTGCGCAAAAGATGGGGGACCATACTGATAAATGCCTGGATATCCAAAAGATCTCTGGGCTGGAGATCGATCAGTTGGCGGAACAGGGTCCGGGCCATCGCCTGGGCATCCGTGTAGGTCTGGTTGTTGAGTTCAACATGGTAGCGCAATCGGGTCTGGCTGCAGATTGCTGTTTTCTGGCAGGCAGCGGGCCGAATCAGAATATTCGTCCTGGGGTCGGCAAGAAAAGGAAAAATCGTTGCCACCGCCCATTTGTCGGCCTCAAGGCTTTCGAGTGTGGTGCAGAAATCGCTGAAAGCCGTGTTCTCATCTCGGTCACTGAAGGCGACGTCGAACACACCGCAGGCGAATCGCAAACATCCTTCCTGGGATTGGATGGCCTGTCTGGCACTGGCTTTTTCCTTAGGAAACAACAGCGGAGTTTGGGCGAGAAAGGTATCGAACCGGGTGCGCAGTTCGCCTACGGCTTCATCATGGAGCAGGCGCATGAGTTGGGGTTTGGACAGGACACCCAAAAAGCGGTGCTGGTCCTGAAGACGGGGATTGCGCTGCGTTTCCTGATAGCGCTGGTCGCGAAACCCTTTGGGAAAAATTCGCCGAAACGTTTGCAGGCACATTTGCAATCGGGGAGGAATCGTCGGCGGCTTCTGGTTGGATTCAAGCAGAAAGCTGGTAATATGCTCTTCAGCCTGCTCGGTGCTGACTTTTTGCAACGGAGCGGATTCCATTTTCAGCCGTTTATGGCCAGCTTGGGAGAACTGGATGTCGACATACCCGTTGGGCGAAGTCTGTAAAACTTTCCCCAGCCCCCAACCTGGAACCTTGGTGTGGCGGACATGGTCGTTTTTCTGAAGCTGCATGACATGACTCCTTGCCTGGATAAAGCGATGGAATGCTGCAAAACGTTGAACTTCCCCCTACCACCCTTACAGGGTTGTGGCAATATTTTCAGGAAAATGAGTTAGATACCTAGTTTCGTACCCAGTGGGTATGGAACTGGGTATTTGTTTTGTGCCAAAATACGATTTTTATATGCCTGATTGACATATAAAAAGGAAAAACAGGCGCATATCATCGTCTGCAGACGCTGGACTCAGTGGGTTTTCAGCCAGGAAAAAGCGTGTGAGCAGGCGTCCGGCGGAGTTCAAGGCCAGGCGCCCTGTTGTGGATCCCGGTGTGCCCTTCAGGGACCACGACGTGAAATCGGATGGTGTACCGATTTTCCGTGGTTTTTGGCGCTAGTGTGCGGCGGCAGGACGAAGGGAAATCTCGGACCAGACGATGATGCCGGTGACCAGCGGACCTTTGAATGCAAACTCAAAGGCGAATTAGCGTGCGAGCGATGCAGGTCAGCACTTTGCTGTTGCTACGCTGAGGCCAAGGCGGGGTGTCCGTAGCGGGGGGCTGTAGAAAATGGTTCTGGATGGAAGCAAAGAAGACAAGAAAACGGCTTGGCAACCGGCTATAAAGCGCGTACGCACGGGGAGAATTGAAAGGGAAGATCAGAGCTAGGATGCAAAGTGTCCTTCATCTTCACTGCAAAGTGGGCCTGGATACAGGCATTTTGAGCTTTACAGCACGCTAGCCGAGACTGGATCCAAAATCTTGGATCCGCTATACTCCTCTGAGCCGTGAAGGACAATACCTGGCGCCTCAATTGTAGCCGGTCTCAATGGGCACACTCGCTGCATGCTAGCAAAGAGGATTTGCATATGAGTACGCAAGAACCGATCCGTATTCTCCTCGCAGAAGATCATGTGGTCTCACGGGAGGGATTTCGGGTTCTCTTGGAACAGGATCCGCAACTGCGTATTGTTTGCGAGGCCAATAACGGTGAAGAGGCCGTTGCCTTGTATGAAGCCTTTCGGCCGGATATCGCTCTGCTTGATCTGGCCATGCCGGAGATTGATGGTCTGGAGGCCATTAAACAGATCAAATCCCTTGATGCCCAGTCGCGGATTATCATCCTCACTGGCGATGAGGACTTGGGACAGGTCTGGGTGGCGCTGGATTTCGGTGCCTGCGGGTTTTTGTCCAAAGAAATTGACCACCATGCCCTGCGCTGGCAGATCAAGCTCGCTGCGCGGGGTTTCCCTGTCTTTTCCCCCGGGATTCTGGAATGTTTCATCCAGGTCTATAAGGAGAAATACGCCCCGCTCAAGCAGGTCAGCCAGGAACTTATGGAATTGACCAAGCGTGAACGGGAGGTTTTAGTGTATATTTTACGCCGGTACAGTTCCCGTCAAATCGGGGCCAACATGGGATTGAGTTCGCGGACCGTGGAAAAGCACTGGCGGAATTGTCTGCGAAAACTGGGATGTACGAGCCGCGAAGAACTCTTTTCCCTGGCCACGGCTCGTGGATTCTGGGGACTGCCCGTCTGATCCTGTCGCATGTCTTGACCACGCCTTTTGCCTTTCTTTCTATCCGCCCCTTCTGAAAATCCAAACGCCCCAACCTGCCGTATCGTGCCCCCATTCACACATGGCCCCAGTTTTTGGGGCTGGACACCTTTGCCTCCGTTCCTCTTCAGGTTCGTCTTGCCTTGCAACGCGTTCGTTTGGCACAGTGGTTTCAGAGTCTGTGGAGAATTCCACGATGCAGCACCATTGGAGGTTGGAGGTATGCAAATCAAACCCCTGCAGGCAGATGAAGTGTCCTGTCCATGTACAAAAGCCCATTTTGCGTTCGCCAGCACCGAAGAGGTTCTGCCCCTGAATGAAAAGGGGCATGCCCTGGGACAGCCGAGGGCCCAGGCTGCTTTGGAGTTCGGGACTCACATCCGGCGCCACGGGTACAATATTTTTGCCCATGGCGCCCCTGGAAGCGGCCGGCATAGTCTGGTCCGGCAGATGCTCAGACAGCAGGCGGCCACCGAGGAAGTGGGGCACGACTGGTGTTACGTCAATAATTTCGACGACCAGACCAGCCCGGCAGCCCTGTGTCTGCCACCGGGCCTTGGCCGTTCTCTGGCGGAGGATATGGATCGTCTCATTGACGAAGTACGCAATGCCCTCAAGTCCGCTTTTGAAAGTGAAGAATACCAAAATCGGATGCAGTCCCTGGAGCAGGAGCTCAAAGACAAGCAGAACACCATTATCCAGGAATTGCAGGAAAAGGCCCAGGAAAAAGGGTTGCGTCTCATCCGAACTCCCTCGGGTTTGGCTTTTGCTGCTGTCCGCGATGGGGAAGTCCTGCCCCGGGAGGAGTTCCAGAAGCTTTCAGAAGAAGAACGGAAAAAGATCGAGCAGGATATCCAGGAATTGCAGCAAGAATCCCATCGGCAATTCCAGAAATTGCCGGGATATGAGCGTCGAGTCCGGGAAAAAATGCGATCGTTAAGCCGTGAAATGGCAGATTACGCCATCGGGACATTGTTGGAGGAAATGCGCGAGAAGTATGGTCATCTCGACGATGTACTTGAGCATATCAATGCGGTGCAAAAGGATATTGTCGATAGTGTCCCGCGCATCCTCAATCCCGAGGGCGATGACCAGCAGGGCGACCAGTTTTGGAGCGAGCGCCAGGAGTCCATGACCTCACCGGCAGTCCGGCGCTACCGCATTAATGTTCTGGTCGATCGTAGCGACCATGCCAACGCCCCGGTCGTCTATGAGGACAATCCCTCCTTGAGTAACCTTTTAGGGCGCGTGGAGCACCAATCGCAGATGGGCACCCTGGTGACGGATTTCAATCTTATCAGGGCCGGCGCCCTGCACCGGGCCAACGGGGGGTACCTCATTCTGGACGCTGAGAAGCTTCTGACCCATCCGGGTGCCTGGGAAGCGTTGAAACGGGCCTTGCAATCCTCAGAAATCAAATTGGAAAGCCTGGCCCAGATGTACAGCCTCATCAGCACGGTTTCACTCGAGCCACAGCCTGTTCCACTGGATGTCAAAGTTGTGCTGGTCGGCAGTCCGTTTGTTCACGCGCTCTTGCAGTACTATGATCCTGAATTTGATACGCTTTTCAAGGTCGCTGCTGATTTTGCCCCGGATATGGACCGCACCGCGAATCAAGAAGGATTTGCCCGCCTGGTGTCTGGCTTTGTGCATAAACACAGTCTCCACCATTTCACGGCCAGCGGCGTGGCCCGCCTGTTTGAATACAGTCTGCGGCTTGCCGGGGACCGTGAAAAACTGTCTGCCAATGTCCGGCAACTCGAGGATATGGCCGTGGAGGCCGATTATTTTGCTGGCCAAAAGGGAGAGGCATTGGTCCGGTCCGAGGAAGTCCAGCGGGCCATTGATGAACGCCAATTCCGCTCCGACCGTATCCGGGAGCGCCTGCAAGAGGAAATCTTTCGCGAGACTTTGCTCATTGCCACACAAGGATCCCAGGCCGGTCAGATTAACGGGTTGTCTGTCTACCAGGTCGGGGGATTGTCCTTTGGCCGTCCTAGCCGCATTACGGCCCGTATCCGGTTGGGGCGCGGGGAGGTGGTCGATATCGAGCGCGAATCGAAACTCAGTGGGCCCCTGCATTCCAAAGGAGTCCTCATCCTGACCGGTTTTTTGAGCGGCCGCTTCGGTGTTCATCAGCCTCTCTCCTTGAGCGCGAGTCTCGTCTTTGAACAATCCTACGGCGGTGTGGATGGCGATTCCGCCTCGTCGGCTGAACTCTATGCCCTGCTGTCGGCAATTGCCGGTGTCCCCTTGCGACAGGACCTCGCTGTGACCGGGGCGGTCGATCAGCACGGCCAGATTCAGGCGATCGGCGGAGTCAACGAGAAAATCGAAGGATTTTATGATATTTGCCAACAACGCGGATTAACAGGCCAGCAAGGAGTTTTGATTCCCGCCTCCAACCGCAAGCACTTGGTTTTACGCGGCGATGTCGTTGAGGCGGTACGCCAGGGAGGCTTTTCCATCTACCCGATCCGGACCGTTGATGAGGGCATAGAACTTTTGACCGGCATGGAGGCCGGAAGTCTGGATTCCCAGGGAAACAGCCCTTCGGGCAGTTTCAACGCCCTGGTCATGGATCGTTTGAAAACGCTCGCCGCCCGCCGACAGGCGTTCGTTGCTTCAGCACCGGACGACAGGGGGGATGGCCATGGCGAATAAGACGGCCTCAATTCGACGCATTCTCGTGCCCCTGGATACATCCCCTCTTAGCCGCCATGCTCTCAAAACAGCCATACTCCTGGCCCAGCAAACGGGTGCGGAGGTGTTCGGTCTCTTTGTGGAAGATATGGATTTGCTGCTTTGGGCCGAATTGCCCTGTGCCGCAGAGGTTGACGCCTATTCTCTTTCTGTGCGTACCGTTGAGCGAACGTCATTGGAGCGACAGTTGCGGGCCCAGGCGGGATATTTGCGCCGGATCATGGGCCAAATGGCGCAGGAGGCGAACGTTCCCTGGCATTTTGAGGTGGTCCGGGGGAGTGTGGCGCAGGAGGTGCTCGGAGCCAGTTTGCGTGCCGATTTGACGGTCCTGGGCAAAGGGCGCACTGTAATGTCCCCACAGGGGCGTCTTGGCTCAACTGTGCGAAAGGTCATAGCTCAGGGGACCTGCGCCACGCTGATACTCGAGTATGTCGGCAAACCATTGGATCCGGTTCTGGTGATCTATACGGGATCTCCGCTGTCCAAACAGGCTCTGCATATGGCGCGCTGGCTGATGCATGATCAAAAACGGCGCCTGAAAGTGCTCGTTCCTGCAGAGCAAAATGCGACAATGGAGCCTCGCCGCCAGGAAATCCACGGCCTTATGGCGGATGTAACGGACCGGATCCAGCTGCAATCGTTTCCCGTGCGCAGTATCGAAGCCTTTGTCCATCTTTTGCAGGAAGAAGGACGAGGGCCCTTGGTGTTGCCGTGTGATGAATACTGGCTTGGCCCTCAATTGGAGGGCCTGGTTTCCCGTCTGCCCAACCCGATTCTTTTGGTCCGACAAGCGGATCCAGCTCCTGAGATCAGGTGATCTTTCGAAAAAAGGGCGGCGCAGGAAGGTATTTTTTTATGACGCTTTCTGTGTTTTCTGAGCGGGCCGCGAGGTATGGTGGTGAGGATATACGCCCGTATCACAAGGGCGGTGGCCAAAAGCAGGAGAGGACTTTGGTCGGTAGCGAAGTGTCTCGAAGGAGACAAAGAGGAAAGAGCCCATGAAACATATTTTGCTTGTTATCGCAGAGAACGGCCTGGCGACGACTTTGCAAGAGGCGCTGCAGGACCATTTCGGGGGCGAGGTCCATGTGGCAGAGTCATTGCAAACAGCCAGGACCGCCTTGCAGTGGTGTTCGTATTCTCTGGTCTTGACCGATCTCCGACTTCCAGACGCGCCCCATGGTGAGTGCATCGATGCTCTTTTACAGACAGGCGTTCCGATCATCGTGCTGACCTCTGATCTTTCCAGCGAGGGCCGTCAGGAATTGCTGGACAAAGGGATTGTCGACTACATTTTCAAAGACGAACCTCAGGTCATCAGCGACGTCATTCAGGCCATTGAGCGCACTGATAAAAACAGGGAGACCGCCATTCTGGTTGTGGACGCCAACCCGGAATCCCTGGCCAGCATTACCCTTTGTCTGCAGCGGTACTTGTTCGCAGTTCAGGGGGCCACGACCGGGACGCAGGCGTTACAACTTTTCGATGCCCGCACAGACGTCAAGGTAGTGATTGTCGAGGCTGATTTGCCGGATATGGATGGAATGGCCCTGTGCTCCAGATTGCGGAAGCGTAAGGCACGCAACGAGCTTGCGATCATAGGGGTCTCCGCGGCCCAGGAAGGGTCCCTTTCGGCGCGTTTTTTGAAAAAGGGCGCCAATGATTTTTTGACCAAACCTTTTCAGCGTGAAGAACTTTACGCACGATTGCTCCAAAATCTTGATACCTTGGAGGTCATCGCCAAAAAAGAGCAACTTTTGCGGACGATCCAGAAAATGAATCAACGTATGCAGCGAGATCTCGAGGCTGCTGCTGAAGTTCAACAACGTTTATTGCCCTATAGTCTTCCGGAGATACCTGGAATAAAAACTAATTGGTATTTCCAACCTTGTGAGCAATTAGCTGGGGACGCATTAGGGGTATTCAAAATCGATGCGGAGCACCTCGGATTGTATGTGCTCGACGTCAGCGGCCATGGTGTCCCTGCGGCTTTGCTGGCCGTATCTGCAGTACAGACGCTGCAATTGCATGCCACATCTCCAGAAAGTTCATCAGGAAGCTGTAATTCCATACTTCATACTCCACAACAAGTCATGGAGTTGTTGGATAGAGAATTCCCCCTGGAGCGTTTCGATAAATTTTTGACTATTGTTTATGGGGTGCTCAATACAAATAGCGGATGTCTTCAGTACAGTGTGGCCGGACATCCTCCTCCTTTTCTCGTCCATCGGGACGGATATACCGAGGTCTTGGATACCGGGGGATCTTTTGTCGGCCTGGGCGGGGCGATTCCCTTTGAGTCGCGCACTGTATGCCTCCAGCCCGGGGACAAGGTGGTTTTCTATTCCGACGGCGTGACAGAAATGGTTAATGAAAACGGGGAAGAATACGGCTTGCAACGTTTGAAGCAAATGCTGGAAACCCACGGCAGGGACTCCGTAGATGAGTGTATTGAAACAGTACGGCGCTCTCTTGACGAATTCGGACGGCGGCGCGTTCCACGCGATGATATATCGCTGCTTTGTGTTGGCCGGGCGGTCCTGGGGGCCTCTTCAAAGGCAAGCGGTTCTTTGCGGTAGCGCGGTGCCTGGAAAGCGGGCCTCAGAGCTTCAGGATGGCACGCCGTAACGGGGGCAGATGTCGTACAGGGGGCACTGGCTGCACAAGGGGGAACGTGCTTTGCACACCTCCCGGCCGAAAAGAACGAGATAGTGATTGAGCGCTCCCCATTGGTTTTGGGGGAAAAGCGGCATCAAATCCTGTTCGATGTGGTTGGGGTCTTTCGCGTCCGTCAAGCCGAGACGGTTGGCCAACCGTTTGACATGGGTGTCGACAGCAATGCCCTCATTGTGCCCAAAGGCATTGGAGAGAACGATATTGGCGGTTTTCCTCGCGACTCCCGGCAGGGCCAACAATTGGGACATCGTGTCCGGAACCTGCCCCTCGTGCTCCTTGACAATCCTCTGCGCTGTTGCAAGAAGGTTTTTCGATTTATTGCGGAAAAAACCGGTACTGCGAATCGCCTGTTCCACCTCCTCTTGTTCGGCCTGCGCCAGGCTTTCAGGATCTGGCCAGCGGTGGAAAAAGCCCGGGGTGACGGCATTGACTCGCTGGTCAGTGCACTGGGCCGAGAGGACGGTGGCCACCAGCAATTCCCACGGCGATTGCCATTGGAGGGCCGAGGCCGGTCGGGGATACCGTTGCGCGAGACGTTCGAGAACAATTCCGGCACGGTGCATTCGTTGCATTGCGACAACTCCGGTTGATCGTGATGGGACAGCGGGTCATGGCTATAGCCCGCCCCGGGCTGGGAATCAACCATTGCGCAGGCTCCGGTTGTATCTTCATCTTTAAGCGCGAATGAGGCAGGTTGCATGCAGAAACTGGCAATAGGAATCACTTTTCTTGTTTCGTTGGCGGTCTTGGGCGCCTATGGATGGGCCACCGAGCCGGACGGCAAGCAGCTGATCCAGTCACGCTGCACGGTGTGCCACAGCCAAGCGCGGATTGAGCGTGGCCTGCGCAGCAAATCCCCTGAACAATGGCGCCAGACAGTCAACAGGATGATCAGCCACGGAGCGGAACTGAGCACCCCTGAAAAACAGGCCGTTTTAGACTTTTTGGCCAATTCCGATTCGTTTTAGTCACACAGGGCCTGCACTTGCTTCTTGCCGGTGGTGGAGACCTGCTGATTGTGGGACCTGCGGCGTGAGGAGATTTCCCTATGAGCATGGCTTTCGTTTATATCACAACCCGGGACAGGGAAGAGGCGGCTCGCATTGCCCGAGTTTTGCTGCAGGAACGTCTTGTAGCCTGCGTCAACGTCCTCGGGGAAGTGGATTCGTATTTTTCCTGGCAGGGCCAAGTGCAAAATGAAGGTGAAGTCGTTTGTTTTGCCAAGACGCGTGAGACGTTAGTCCCCGAAGTGACTGAAACCGTGCAGAATATCCACAGTTATAGCTGCCCCTGTGTTGTCGCTTTGCCCATAGCGGGCGGCAATCCGGAGTTTTTGGCCTGGATTGAGGATTCCACCCGCAACCCAGGCCCTTCGCAAGAACCAAAGGAATACCTATGATTGATGTGCGTCCTGAAAATTTGGAAAAATACCTCAAAGCCACCCTGGGCCCGGACGTCCAACTCCAGGGCATCGGCGAAATCGGCTCGCTGGACGAGCAGGGCATGAAGGATTTCGGGTACGGCAAACCGCTTTTGGTAACGTATACCCAGGATGGCCAGGAGCAGCAGGCCGTGCTCTCGGCCATGCGCGGAGATCGCTATGGTCACCAATTTTATTGGGACCGTGCGGCTATCCTCATGTTCCAATACGACGCCGGCGGCCGTTTGGAGAAACACGCCCAACCACTTGGGCTGGGATATATCGATGGTCGGGGCCAGCTTGTCCCGGTTCAGGAACCCCAGGAGTTCTTTATCCTTAATGAAAAGGTGCCTGGGGAAGATTATTTTCATGACCTGGAGCGGATTCGCGCTGGCGAGTTTCGCGAGGCGGACGCAGAGATGGCCGCCTCCTTTGCTCGCTGGTTGGCCCGGGTGCATGGGGAAAAACGGGACGATCACGATCTCTATCTGCGCCGCGTCCGGCAACTGATCGGCGATTCTGAATGCATCTGGGGCTTGATTGACACCTATCCCTATCCGTATGCGGAATTTCCGCCGCAACGGTTTCAGGCCCTGGAAAAGAAGTTGATCGAGTGGCGCTGGAAACTCAGGGAGTATTCCCACCGCCTCTCGGCCACCCACGGCGATTTTCATCCCTGGAATGTCCTGGTCCGTCCCGATGGGGATTTTGCCGTCTTGGACCGGAGCCGAGGGGAATGGGGGGAGCCCGCCGACGACGTCTCGACTATGAGCTGCAATTACCTGCTCTACGGCTTGTACCACGGCAAGCGGCTTGAAGGCGATTTTGAACGGCTGTACATGCGGTTTTGGGAAGAGTATCTCGAAGCCAGCGGCGACGAGGAGATCCTGGACGTGATCGGCCCTTTTTATGTCTTCAGAGGTTTGGTCATTGCCAACCCGGAATGGTATCCGAACCATCCGCCCGAGGTCCGGCGGGGGTTACTCCGGTTCTTGGAGAATGTGCTCGAGACCGACCGCTTTGACTATCGTAACATCAATAAATACATGGCCTAGCTCCGGGAGCCAACCGGGAAGCCGTCTTTCTGCTTCCCGCCTACATCGATACCTGATTGAAGGGCCGCAATCGTTTTCTGGATTGCGGCCCTTCAACGTTTTCGGAAGTCAGCGTCTTTCGTGCGCGGCTGTAGAGGTGGTCCAGGTGCTCGTCTGGACTGAAAGCGGTGGCATTTCTCCAGGCATCGCCCAATCGGTTGTACGATATGGTCAGCAGTACGGTGAAGGTGAAAATGGGTGGGGCCCGGAGGCGTTGCACTGGAGCGGAGAGCCGGGTCGTGGATTGGGAAATTTGTGCCACAGCCGGTTCGTCGAAAGGCGGATCCCTGTGGGCCCTGCGGCCTGAAAGGGGCCTTGAGCCAATTGGCAGCTTGCAGCCAAACCCCTTTTGGCCTACTTTCAGTCCTCCTGGACGTGGGTAACGCCCGGGAAACAGGTGATTTTTTGTGACACACCTGTTAAAAAAGCCTTGTCTGGAAGTTGTGCGTTTTCGACCTGTTGCAGCTTAAAGGAAGACCAGTTTTGTCGCCAACACCACCCAATGTCCTTTCCTTGATCGGCAAGACCCCTCTGGTTCCTGTCCATCGCCTGAATCCCTATCCCAGTGTCTGTATTGAGGCCAAGCTGGAAAAGCTCAATCCTGGCGGTTCGGTCAAAGACCGCGTGGCGCTGGCCATGGTCGAGGCAGCGGAACGCAGTGGGCAATTGACGCCAGGCAAGACCCTTATTGAAGCGACCTCCGGCAATACCGGAATAGGGTTGGCCATGGTCTGTGCGGTCAAAGGGTACACCCTGCGGCTGTTGATGCCCGAATCGGCTTCAGAAGAGCGTCGTCGTATCCTGCGGGCCTATGGAGCGCAAATCCAATTGACGCCCGGTCACCTCGGTACCGATGGCGCGATTGAAGAGGCCTATCGCATGGCCCGGGAAGAGCCCGAGTTCTATGTCCTGATGGACCAGTTCAACAATCCAGCGTCGATTGCCGCCCATTATGAGACCACGGCCCCGGAAATCTGGGAGCAGACCGCAGGGGAGGT
The sequence above is drawn from the Desulfohalobium retbaense DSM 5692 genome and encodes:
- a CDS encoding DUF3553 domain-containing protein produces the protein MQLQKNDHVRHTKVPGWGLGKVLQTSPNGYVDIQFSQAGHKRLKMESAPLQKVSTEQAEEHITSFLLESNQKPPTIPPRLQMCLQTFRRIFPKGFRDQRYQETQRNPRLQDQHRFLGVLSKPQLMRLLHDEAVGELRTRFDTFLAQTPLLFPKEKASARQAIQSQEGCLRFACGVFDVAFSDRDENTAFSDFCTTLESLEADKWAVATIFPFLADPRTNILIRPAACQKTAICSQTRLRYHVELNNQTYTDAQAMARTLFRQLIDLQPRDLLDIQAFISMVPHLLRRATT
- a CDS encoding response regulator yields the protein MSTQEPIRILLAEDHVVSREGFRVLLEQDPQLRIVCEANNGEEAVALYEAFRPDIALLDLAMPEIDGLEAIKQIKSLDAQSRIIILTGDEDLGQVWVALDFGACGFLSKEIDHHALRWQIKLAARGFPVFSPGILECFIQVYKEKYAPLKQVSQELMELTKREREVLVYILRRYSSRQIGANMGLSSRTVEKHWRNCLRKLGCTSREELFSLATARGFWGLPV
- a CDS encoding Lon protease family protein, translated to MQIKPLQADEVSCPCTKAHFAFASTEEVLPLNEKGHALGQPRAQAALEFGTHIRRHGYNIFAHGAPGSGRHSLVRQMLRQQAATEEVGHDWCYVNNFDDQTSPAALCLPPGLGRSLAEDMDRLIDEVRNALKSAFESEEYQNRMQSLEQELKDKQNTIIQELQEKAQEKGLRLIRTPSGLAFAAVRDGEVLPREEFQKLSEEERKKIEQDIQELQQESHRQFQKLPGYERRVREKMRSLSREMADYAIGTLLEEMREKYGHLDDVLEHINAVQKDIVDSVPRILNPEGDDQQGDQFWSERQESMTSPAVRRYRINVLVDRSDHANAPVVYEDNPSLSNLLGRVEHQSQMGTLVTDFNLIRAGALHRANGGYLILDAEKLLTHPGAWEALKRALQSSEIKLESLAQMYSLISTVSLEPQPVPLDVKVVLVGSPFVHALLQYYDPEFDTLFKVAADFAPDMDRTANQEGFARLVSGFVHKHSLHHFTASGVARLFEYSLRLAGDREKLSANVRQLEDMAVEADYFAGQKGEALVRSEEVQRAIDERQFRSDRIRERLQEEIFRETLLIATQGSQAGQINGLSVYQVGGLSFGRPSRITARIRLGRGEVVDIERESKLSGPLHSKGVLILTGFLSGRFGVHQPLSLSASLVFEQSYGGVDGDSASSAELYALLSAIAGVPLRQDLAVTGAVDQHGQIQAIGGVNEKIEGFYDICQQRGLTGQQGVLIPASNRKHLVLRGDVVEAVRQGGFSIYPIRTVDEGIELLTGMEAGSLDSQGNSPSGSFNALVMDRLKTLAARRQAFVASAPDDRGDGHGE
- a CDS encoding universal stress protein, whose product is MANKTASIRRILVPLDTSPLSRHALKTAILLAQQTGAEVFGLFVEDMDLLLWAELPCAAEVDAYSLSVRTVERTSLERQLRAQAGYLRRIMGQMAQEANVPWHFEVVRGSVAQEVLGASLRADLTVLGKGRTVMSPQGRLGSTVRKVIAQGTCATLILEYVGKPLDPVLVIYTGSPLSKQALHMARWLMHDQKRRLKVLVPAEQNATMEPRRQEIHGLMADVTDRIQLQSFPVRSIEAFVHLLQEEGRGPLVLPCDEYWLGPQLEGLVSRLPNPILLVRQADPAPEIR
- a CDS encoding fused response regulator/phosphatase, whose translation is MKHILLVIAENGLATTLQEALQDHFGGEVHVAESLQTARTALQWCSYSLVLTDLRLPDAPHGECIDALLQTGVPIIVLTSDLSSEGRQELLDKGIVDYIFKDEPQVISDVIQAIERTDKNRETAILVVDANPESLASITLCLQRYLFAVQGATTGTQALQLFDARTDVKVVIVEADLPDMDGMALCSRLRKRKARNELAIIGVSAAQEGSLSARFLKKGANDFLTKPFQREELYARLLQNLDTLEVIAKKEQLLRTIQKMNQRMQRDLEAAAEVQQRLLPYSLPEIPGIKTNWYFQPCEQLAGDALGVFKIDAEHLGLYVLDVSGHGVPAALLAVSAVQTLQLHATSPESSSGSCNSILHTPQQVMELLDREFPLERFDKFLTIVYGVLNTNSGCLQYSVAGHPPPFLVHRDGYTEVLDTGGSFVGLGGAIPFESRTVCLQPGDKVVFYSDGVTEMVNENGEEYGLQRLKQMLETHGRDSVDECIETVRRSLDEFGRRRVPRDDISLLCVGRAVLGASSKASGSLR
- the nth gene encoding endonuclease III, which gives rise to MQRMHRAGIVLERLAQRYPRPASALQWQSPWELLVATVLSAQCTDQRVNAVTPGFFHRWPDPESLAQAEQEEVEQAIRSTGFFRNKSKNLLATAQRIVKEHEGQVPDTMSQLLALPGVARKTANIVLSNAFGHNEGIAVDTHVKRLANRLGLTDAKDPNHIEQDLMPLFPQNQWGALNHYLVLFGREVCKARSPLCSQCPLYDICPRYGVPS
- the cutA gene encoding divalent-cation tolerance protein CutA; the protein is MSMAFVYITTRDREEAARIARVLLQERLVACVNVLGEVDSYFSWQGQVQNEGEVVCFAKTRETLVPEVTETVQNIHSYSCPCVVALPIAGGNPEFLAWIEDSTRNPGPSQEPKEYL
- a CDS encoding phosphotransferase family protein, whose amino-acid sequence is MIDVRPENLEKYLKATLGPDVQLQGIGEIGSLDEQGMKDFGYGKPLLVTYTQDGQEQQAVLSAMRGDRYGHQFYWDRAAILMFQYDAGGRLEKHAQPLGLGYIDGRGQLVPVQEPQEFFILNEKVPGEDYFHDLERIRAGEFREADAEMAASFARWLARVHGEKRDDHDLYLRRVRQLIGDSECIWGLIDTYPYPYAEFPPQRFQALEKKLIEWRWKLREYSHRLSATHGDFHPWNVLVRPDGDFAVLDRSRGEWGEPADDVSTMSCNYLLYGLYHGKRLEGDFERLYMRFWEEYLEASGDEEILDVIGPFYVFRGLVIANPEWYPNHPPEVRRGLLRFLENVLETDRFDYRNINKYMA